In Mesorhizobium sp. 113-3-3, a genomic segment contains:
- the ubiE gene encoding bifunctional demethylmenaquinone methyltransferase/2-methoxy-6-polyprenyl-1,4-benzoquinol methylase UbiE, whose product MSVERTTAAGGMETSYGFKRVGEGEKQSLVNDVFHKVANRYDLMNDLMSAGLHRLWKDAMVTWLNPPKRPGWKVLDVAGGTGDIAFRIIDASHGNAHATVLDINGSMLGVGRDRAQKKGLSGNTDFVEANAEELPFADATFDAYTIAFGIRNVPRIDVALAEAFRVLKPGGRFLCLEFSEVEMPLLDKAYEAWSFNAIPRIGKMVTGDGEPYSYLVESIAKFPNQQNFAAMISRAGFDRVSFRNYSGGIAALHSGWKL is encoded by the coding sequence ATGTCAGTTGAGAGAACCACGGCCGCGGGCGGCATGGAAACCTCCTATGGTTTCAAGCGTGTAGGGGAAGGCGAGAAGCAGTCCCTGGTCAACGATGTTTTCCACAAGGTCGCCAACCGCTACGACCTGATGAACGACCTGATGTCGGCCGGCCTGCACCGGCTGTGGAAGGATGCCATGGTCACCTGGCTCAATCCGCCGAAGCGGCCGGGCTGGAAGGTCCTGGACGTGGCCGGCGGCACCGGCGACATCGCCTTCCGCATCATCGATGCCAGCCATGGCAACGCGCACGCCACGGTGCTCGACATCAACGGCTCGATGCTCGGTGTCGGCCGCGATAGGGCGCAAAAGAAGGGCCTGTCCGGCAACACCGATTTTGTCGAGGCCAATGCCGAGGAACTGCCCTTTGCCGATGCCACATTCGACGCCTACACCATCGCTTTCGGCATCCGCAACGTGCCGCGCATCGATGTCGCGCTCGCGGAAGCGTTCCGCGTGCTGAAGCCGGGCGGCCGGTTCCTGTGCCTGGAATTTTCCGAGGTCGAAATGCCGCTGCTCGACAAGGCCTATGAAGCCTGGTCGTTCAACGCCATTCCCAGGATCGGCAAGATGGTCACCGGCGACGGCGAGCCCTATTCCTATCTGGTCGAATCGATCGCGAAATTCCCCAACCAGCAGAATTTCGCGGCGATGATTTCCCGCGCCGGTTTCGACCGCGTTTCGTTCCGCAACTATTCCGGCGGCATTGCCGCGCTTCATTCGGGCTGGAAGCTTTGA
- a CDS encoding adenosine deaminase → MPLKAELHCHIEGAAAPELVIRQAQKYGKDTSPYIQNGSFVWHDFTSFLAAYDFSADLFRTEEDYARLADHYLTSLARDGAIYSEVFTSPDHATKAGLSPKAYTDALGEGMLRAKAKTGIEGRMIVTGVRHVGVESIEQAARFAARCGHPLVTGFGVAGDERMGEMEDYVRAFEIAREAGLGITIHAGELTGWETVQAALDHIRPSRIGHGVRAIENPDLVRRIADEGIVLECCPGSNIALKVFDSFADHPFPTLQAAGCKVTLNSDDPPYFWTSLKREYDIAAEHFAMNEKALAAVTRTAIEAAFVDRKTKAALLARLNGAAR, encoded by the coding sequence ATGCCTTTGAAAGCGGAACTGCACTGCCATATTGAAGGGGCAGCGGCGCCCGAACTCGTCATCCGGCAGGCGCAGAAATACGGCAAGGATACCTCACCCTATATCCAGAACGGTTCCTTCGTCTGGCACGATTTCACGTCCTTCCTCGCGGCTTACGATTTTTCCGCCGATCTGTTCCGCACCGAGGAGGACTACGCCCGGCTGGCCGACCACTATCTGACCAGCCTTGCCCGCGACGGCGCCATCTATTCCGAAGTGTTCACCTCGCCGGACCATGCGACGAAAGCCGGCCTGTCGCCCAAGGCCTATACCGACGCGCTCGGCGAAGGCATGCTGCGCGCCAAGGCCAAGACCGGCATTGAGGGCCGCATGATCGTCACCGGCGTGCGCCATGTCGGCGTCGAGTCGATCGAGCAGGCGGCGCGCTTCGCGGCGCGTTGCGGGCATCCGCTGGTCACCGGCTTCGGCGTTGCCGGCGACGAGCGCATGGGCGAGATGGAAGACTATGTCAGGGCTTTCGAGATCGCGCGCGAGGCCGGGCTCGGCATCACCATCCATGCCGGCGAACTGACGGGCTGGGAGACCGTGCAGGCGGCGCTCGACCATATCCGCCCCTCGCGCATCGGCCATGGCGTGCGCGCCATCGAGAATCCGGACCTTGTCCGGCGCATCGCCGACGAAGGCATCGTTCTGGAATGCTGCCCTGGTTCCAACATCGCGCTCAAGGTGTTCGATAGTTTTGCCGACCATCCGTTTCCGACCTTGCAGGCGGCCGGCTGCAAGGTGACGCTCAACTCCGACGACCCGCCCTATTTCTGGACCTCGCTGAAGCGCGAATACGATATCGCGGCGGAGCATTTTGCGATGAACGAAAAGGCGCTTGCCGCCGTCACCAGAACCGCCATCGAAGCCGCCTTTGTCGACAGGAAGACCAAGGCGGCACTTCTTGCGCGGCTGAACGGCGCGGCGCGCTGA
- the upp gene encoding uracil phosphoribosyltransferase gives MKGVTVVDHPLVQHKLTIMRKKETSTAGFRRLLREISLLLGYEVTRNLELTTTTIETPIEEMEAPTLEGKKLVFASVLRAGNGLLEGLLDLVPAARVAHIGLYRDHETLEAVEYFFKAPSDLADRLVIVVDPMLATANSAIAAIDKLKGRGATNIRFLCLLAAPEGIERFTKAHPDVPVFTASIDRQLNEKGYIMPGLGDAGDRMYGTK, from the coding sequence ATGAAGGGCGTCACCGTCGTCGACCACCCGCTTGTCCAGCACAAGCTGACCATCATGCGCAAGAAGGAGACGTCCACGGCCGGCTTCCGGCGGCTTTTGCGCGAGATATCGCTGCTACTCGGCTACGAGGTCACCCGCAATCTCGAACTGACCACCACCACCATCGAGACCCCAATCGAGGAAATGGAAGCGCCGACGCTGGAGGGCAAGAAGCTGGTGTTCGCTTCGGTGCTGCGCGCCGGCAACGGCCTGCTGGAAGGCCTGCTCGACCTGGTGCCGGCGGCGCGCGTCGCCCATATCGGCCTCTACCGCGACCATGAGACGCTTGAGGCGGTCGAATATTTCTTCAAGGCGCCGAGCGACCTCGCCGACCGGCTGGTGATCGTCGTCGACCCTATGCTGGCGACGGCCAATTCGGCGATCGCGGCGATCGACAAGCTGAAAGGGCGCGGCGCCACCAACATCCGCTTCCTCTGCCTTCTGGCGGCGCCCGAGGGTATCGAGCGCTTCACCAAGGCGCATCCGGACGTTCCGGTCTTCACGGCGTCCATCGACCGCCAGCTCAACGAGAAGGGCTACATCATGCCCGGCCTCGGCGACGCCGGCGATCGCATGTACGGGACGAAATAG